In a genomic window of Micromonospora cremea:
- a CDS encoding thiolase family protein yields MSDAVIVGAVRTPVGRRKGSLAGVHPVDLSAHVLRALAERTGLDPAQVDDVFWGCVSQVGEQSWNIARNGVLAAGWPETVPGTTLDRQCGSSQQALHFAAATVLSGQADLVVAGGVESMTRVPMGSSVAGGMPFSDQLRARYRGVEGFADDAPLPFNQGVGAELIAQRWRFSRTQLDEFALASHEKAAAAQDAGAFDPELAPVPLADGGKFAADEGIRRDTSLDKLGELATPFRADGVVTAGSASQISDGAAALAVTTGEWASRHGLRPLARIHTAVVAADDPVTMLTAPIPATAKALRRAGLGIEEIGVYEVNEAFAPVPLAWLAETEADPERLNPRGGAIALGHPLGGSGARIMTTMLQHMRDNGIRYGLQTMCEGGGMANATIVELL; encoded by the coding sequence ATGAGTGACGCGGTCATCGTCGGCGCGGTACGCACTCCGGTCGGGCGGCGCAAGGGCAGCCTCGCCGGCGTCCACCCGGTCGACCTTTCGGCGCACGTGCTGCGCGCCCTCGCCGAGCGCACCGGGCTCGACCCGGCGCAGGTCGACGACGTCTTCTGGGGCTGCGTGTCCCAGGTTGGCGAGCAGTCCTGGAACATCGCCCGCAACGGCGTGCTCGCCGCCGGGTGGCCCGAGACCGTGCCCGGCACCACGCTGGACCGGCAGTGCGGCTCCAGCCAACAGGCGCTGCACTTCGCCGCCGCGACGGTCCTCTCCGGCCAGGCCGATCTGGTGGTCGCCGGTGGGGTGGAGTCGATGACCCGGGTGCCGATGGGCTCCAGTGTGGCCGGCGGCATGCCGTTCAGTGATCAGCTGCGGGCCCGCTACCGGGGCGTGGAGGGCTTCGCCGACGACGCGCCGCTGCCGTTCAACCAGGGGGTCGGGGCCGAGCTGATCGCCCAGCGGTGGCGCTTCTCGCGTACCCAGCTCGACGAGTTCGCGCTGGCCAGCCACGAGAAGGCGGCCGCCGCGCAGGACGCTGGCGCGTTCGACCCGGAACTGGCGCCGGTGCCGCTCGCCGACGGCGGCAAGTTCGCCGCCGATGAGGGCATCCGCCGGGACACCTCGCTGGACAAGCTCGGCGAGCTGGCCACCCCGTTCCGCGCCGACGGGGTCGTGACCGCGGGTTCCGCGTCCCAGATCTCCGACGGCGCAGCGGCCCTCGCGGTCACCACCGGCGAGTGGGCCAGCCGGCACGGGCTCCGCCCGCTGGCCCGGATCCACACCGCCGTGGTCGCCGCCGACGACCCGGTCACCATGCTCACCGCGCCCATCCCGGCCACCGCGAAGGCGCTGCGCCGCGCGGGGCTGGGCATTGAGGAGATCGGGGTGTACGAGGTGAACGAGGCGTTCGCCCCGGTGCCGCTGGCCTGGCTGGCGGAGACCGAGGCGGACCCGGAGCGGCTCAACCCGCGCGGCGGGGCGATCGCCCTCGGCCATCCGCTCGGTGGTTCCGGTGCCCGGATCATGACCACGATGCTCCAGCACATGCGGGACAACGGGATCCGCTACGGCCTGCAGACCATGTGCGAGGGCGGCGGCATGGCCAACGCCACCATCGTCGAGCTGCTCTGA
- a CDS encoding PH domain-containing protein, with product MDAQAFPVRQWRVPAGVPLAKLAGAVVLVALGLLLAEGDPVQLTLIGLVVAGLLGWALRDLLAPVRLALDPAGVVVAQGFAGRRLLPWATVERITVDRRPRLGLTTELLEIDAGESLHLFGRYDLGATPDEVAEALRAARPA from the coding sequence ATGGATGCCCAAGCTTTCCCGGTCCGGCAGTGGCGGGTGCCGGCGGGCGTGCCACTGGCGAAGCTGGCCGGCGCGGTCGTCCTGGTGGCGCTCGGCCTGCTCCTCGCCGAAGGCGACCCGGTGCAGCTGACACTGATCGGGCTGGTCGTCGCCGGTCTGCTCGGCTGGGCGCTGCGCGACCTGCTGGCGCCCGTCCGACTCGCCCTCGACCCGGCCGGTGTGGTCGTCGCCCAGGGTTTCGCCGGCCGCCGGCTGCTGCCCTGGGCCACGGTCGAGCGGATCACCGTGGACCGTCGGCCCCGGCTCGGTCTGACCACCGAACTGCTGGAGATCGACGCCGGAGAGTCGCTGCACCTGTTCGGTCGGTACGACCTGGGGGCCACCCCGGACGAGGTGGCCGAGGCGCTGCGGGCCGCACGCCCTGCGTGA
- a CDS encoding rhomboid family intramembrane serine protease encodes MSESPPTTPVCYRHPGRETYVRCSRCDRPICPDCMREASVGHQCPECVNEGRRSVRPARTAFGGGTAGRHGYVTKALIALNVLLMLLSIASDRGGDAAVGGSGFGGLMGGSTPLTNWGSVLGLAVFPDGTLGGVADGEWYRLVTAMFLHYGVIHLLLNMWALWVLGRSLEANLGPLRFGALYLIAGLGGNVAAYLFSAQNSATAGASTAVFGLFAALIIIERKLGQDISQVIPILVINLVFTLTVPGISIPGHLGGLVVGGAMALVLAYAPRGRRTLVQVAGGAIILLILLGLVLFRTAQLLAG; translated from the coding sequence GTGAGCGAGTCTCCGCCGACCACCCCGGTCTGCTACCGGCACCCCGGTCGGGAGACCTACGTCCGGTGCTCCCGCTGCGACCGGCCGATCTGCCCGGACTGCATGCGGGAGGCGTCCGTCGGGCACCAGTGCCCGGAGTGCGTCAACGAGGGACGTCGCAGCGTCCGGCCGGCGCGTACCGCCTTCGGTGGCGGTACCGCCGGCCGGCACGGCTACGTCACGAAGGCGCTGATCGCGCTGAACGTGCTGCTCATGCTGCTCTCCATCGCCTCCGACCGTGGTGGGGACGCGGCGGTGGGCGGCTCCGGCTTCGGTGGCCTGATGGGCGGCAGCACACCGCTGACCAACTGGGGTTCGGTGCTCGGGCTGGCGGTCTTCCCCGACGGCACGCTCGGTGGGGTCGCCGACGGCGAGTGGTACCGGCTGGTCACCGCGATGTTCCTGCACTACGGCGTGATCCACCTGCTGCTCAACATGTGGGCGCTCTGGGTGCTCGGCCGGTCGCTGGAGGCCAACCTCGGGCCGCTGCGTTTCGGCGCGCTCTACCTGATCGCGGGTCTCGGCGGTAACGTCGCCGCCTACCTGTTCAGCGCCCAGAACTCGGCCACCGCTGGCGCGTCCACCGCGGTCTTCGGCCTCTTCGCCGCGCTGATCATCATCGAGCGCAAGCTGGGTCAGGACATCTCCCAGGTGATCCCGATCCTGGTGATCAACCTGGTGTTCACGCTGACCGTGCCGGGCATCTCGATCCCGGGGCACCTGGGTGGCCTGGTTGTCGGTGGGGCGATGGCCCTGGTGCTCGCGTACGCGCCGCGCGGTCGGCGCACGCTGGTGCAGGTCGCCGGTGGCGCGATCATCCTGCTGATCCTGCTCGGCCTGGTCCTGTTCCGTACCGCGCAGCTGCTCGCCGGCTGA
- a CDS encoding peptidylprolyl isomerase, which produces MAEAVYATLHTNAGPIRLELFPNHAPKTVRNFIDLAEGNREYTDPRTGQPGSGPYYDGTISHRVISGFMVQMGDPTGTGRGGPGYKFADEFHPELRFDRPYLLAMANAGPGTNGSQFFITVSPTPHLNNRHTIFGQVADEQSVKVVDAIANTPTGPSDRPLQDVVIERVEIERSAA; this is translated from the coding sequence GTGGCCGAGGCTGTCTACGCCACCTTGCACACCAACGCTGGCCCGATCCGGCTGGAGCTCTTCCCCAACCACGCGCCGAAGACGGTTCGCAACTTCATCGACCTGGCCGAGGGCAACCGGGAGTACACCGACCCGCGCACCGGTCAGCCGGGCAGCGGTCCGTACTACGACGGCACCATCTCGCACCGGGTGATCAGCGGCTTCATGGTCCAGATGGGCGACCCGACCGGCACCGGTCGGGGCGGGCCGGGCTACAAGTTCGCCGACGAGTTCCACCCGGAGCTGCGCTTCGACCGGCCGTACCTGCTGGCGATGGCGAACGCCGGACCGGGCACGAACGGTTCGCAGTTCTTCATCACCGTGTCCCCGACGCCGCACCTCAACAACCGGCACACCATCTTCGGCCAGGTGGCCGACGAGCAGTCGGTGAAGGTCGTCGACGCGATCGCGAACACCCCGACCGGCCCGAGCGACCGTCCGCTGCAGGACGTCGTCATCGAGCGGGTCGAGATCGAGCGGTCCGCTGCCTGA
- the corA gene encoding magnesium/cobalt transporter CorA: protein MTRILNADGSPPAPAPAGTGRSGVVDCALYVDGKRQPGDWTYADALAAARREEHGFVWLGLHQPELAEMTAIAETYGLHELAVEDAVKAQQRPKLERFGDVSFLVLRTARYCEHAELNENSEVVETGQVMLFIGPNFLISVRHGDASRLSPVRADLETKQELLLQGPWSVAYAITDRVVDLYLEVAEQIEDDLDVLEAEVFDRNGHGRIQRIYQMKRELVEFKRAVVPLQRPLMTLTSQVNREVPKEIRRYFRDVQDHLSRTVEQVNSYDDLLNSILQARLAQVTVDQNNDMRKIAAWAAIAAVWTSIAGVEGMNFDNMPELNMTYGYPTVLALMLGVSLALYRWFRRNGWL, encoded by the coding sequence ATGACCCGGATCCTCAACGCGGACGGCTCGCCGCCCGCGCCGGCCCCGGCCGGCACCGGGCGCAGCGGCGTCGTCGACTGCGCGCTCTACGTCGACGGTAAGCGGCAACCCGGCGACTGGACGTACGCGGATGCGCTGGCCGCGGCCCGCCGCGAGGAGCACGGCTTCGTCTGGCTCGGGCTGCACCAGCCCGAACTGGCCGAGATGACCGCCATCGCGGAGACCTACGGGCTGCACGAGCTGGCCGTCGAGGACGCGGTGAAGGCCCAGCAGCGCCCGAAGCTGGAGCGGTTCGGCGACGTCAGCTTCCTGGTGCTGCGCACCGCCCGGTACTGCGAGCACGCCGAGCTGAACGAGAACTCTGAGGTCGTCGAGACCGGCCAGGTGATGCTCTTCATCGGCCCGAACTTCCTGATCAGCGTCCGGCACGGCGACGCCTCCCGGCTCTCCCCGGTCCGTGCCGACCTGGAGACCAAGCAGGAGCTGCTGCTCCAGGGCCCGTGGTCGGTCGCGTACGCGATCACCGACCGGGTGGTCGACCTCTACCTGGAGGTCGCCGAGCAGATCGAGGACGACCTCGACGTGTTGGAGGCCGAGGTTTTCGACCGTAACGGCCACGGGCGGATTCAGCGGATCTACCAGATGAAGCGGGAGCTGGTGGAGTTCAAGCGGGCCGTGGTGCCGCTGCAGCGGCCGCTGATGACGCTGACCTCGCAGGTCAATCGGGAGGTGCCGAAGGAGATCCGGCGCTACTTCCGGGACGTGCAGGACCACCTCAGCCGCACCGTCGAGCAGGTGAACTCCTACGACGACCTGCTGAACTCGATCCTTCAGGCGCGGCTGGCCCAGGTCACCGTCGACCAAAACAACGACATGCGCAAGATCGCCGCATGGGCGGCCATCGCCGCGGTCTGGACCTCCATCGCGGGCGTCGAGGGGATGAACTTCGACAACATGCCCGAGCTGAACATGACGTACGGCTATCCGACCGTGTTGGCGCTGATGCTGGGCGTCTCGTTGGCCCTCTACCGCTGGTTCCGCCGCAACGGCTGGCTCTGA
- a CDS encoding PLP-dependent aminotransferase family protein, whose amino-acid sequence MTAEQLISFARGAPSLDIVDVEGLKAAAVRAFDADPAGVTAYGTSVGYVPLRRWIAEKHGVEADQVLVTNGSLQADAFLFDHLVRPGDAVVVERPTYDRTLLNLQRMGSELHGVSVQPDGLDTAELRKLLESGVRPRLAHVIPNYQNPAGMTLSLEKRRELLDLAAEYEFTIFEDDPYADIRFRGEALPSMLSLDTRNVVVHASSFTKTVCPGVRVGYLVGPADLIADIAKNATSLYISPGMVSQAIVHQFCVSGDIDRSIETVRAALGERARVLAESLRRHLPQARFVEPDGGYFLWVEFPDDVVVDRLASAAAERGVAVVKGSDFMLDGGQHALRLAFSAVTVDRIDEGVRRLAAAVEAVRG is encoded by the coding sequence ATGACCGCCGAGCAGCTGATCTCCTTCGCCCGTGGGGCTCCCTCGCTGGACATCGTCGATGTCGAGGGGCTCAAGGCCGCCGCCGTCCGCGCCTTCGACGCCGACCCAGCCGGGGTCACGGCCTACGGCACCTCCGTCGGCTACGTTCCGCTGCGTAGGTGGATCGCCGAGAAGCACGGGGTCGAGGCCGACCAGGTGCTGGTCACCAACGGGTCGCTGCAGGCCGACGCGTTCCTCTTCGACCACCTGGTCCGCCCCGGCGACGCGGTGGTGGTGGAGCGGCCGACGTACGACCGGACGCTGCTCAACCTTCAGCGGATGGGCAGCGAGCTGCACGGCGTCTCGGTCCAGCCGGACGGCCTGGACACCGCCGAGCTGCGCAAGCTGCTGGAGTCCGGGGTTCGGCCGCGGCTGGCGCACGTCATTCCGAACTACCAGAACCCGGCCGGCATGACGCTCTCGCTGGAGAAGCGCCGGGAGCTGCTCGACCTGGCCGCCGAGTACGAGTTCACGATCTTCGAGGACGACCCGTACGCGGACATCCGGTTCCGCGGCGAGGCGCTGCCGTCGATGCTCTCGCTGGACACCCGCAACGTGGTGGTGCACGCGTCGAGCTTCACCAAGACGGTCTGCCCGGGCGTGCGGGTCGGGTACCTGGTCGGCCCGGCGGATCTGATCGCCGACATCGCCAAGAACGCGACCAGCCTCTACATTTCGCCCGGCATGGTGTCCCAGGCGATCGTGCACCAGTTCTGTGTCTCCGGCGACATCGACCGCTCGATCGAGACCGTCCGGGCGGCGCTGGGCGAGCGGGCCCGCGTGCTCGCCGAGTCGCTGCGCCGGCACCTGCCGCAGGCGCGGTTCGTGGAGCCCGACGGCGGCTACTTCCTCTGGGTGGAGTTCCCGGACGACGTGGTGGTCGACCGGCTCGCCTCCGCGGCGGCCGAGCGCGGGGTCGCCGTGGTCAAGGGGAGCGACTTCATGCTGGACGGCGGGCAGCACGCCCTGCGGCTGGCCTTCTCGGCGGTCACCGTCGATCGGATCGACGAGGGTGTCCGCCGGCTCGCGGCGGCCGTCGAGGCCGTCCGCGGCTGA
- a CDS encoding ester cyclase: MRDAERLVEQQYAMLLRRDVARLPDLYAPEAFYAMPGVTVRPIELPALLRTWTGAFPDLRVDPLGAVRTAGGAAVELRLTGTDAGTLHSPFGTVAPTGRTVSWEVADVVRARRGRIVAWRSYFDWSQLLDALGVHLEGLSRAAHHDSLTLPV; the protein is encoded by the coding sequence ATGCGCGACGCGGAGCGCTTGGTCGAGCAGCAGTACGCCATGCTCCTGCGTCGGGATGTGGCCCGGCTGCCGGATCTCTACGCCCCGGAGGCGTTCTACGCCATGCCGGGCGTCACGGTCCGCCCGATCGAGCTGCCCGCGCTGCTACGGACCTGGACCGGCGCCTTCCCGGACCTGCGGGTCGACCCGCTGGGTGCGGTGCGCACGGCCGGTGGCGCGGCCGTGGAGCTGCGCCTGACCGGCACCGACGCCGGCACGCTGCACTCGCCGTTCGGCACCGTCGCGCCCACCGGCCGCACGGTGAGCTGGGAGGTGGCCGACGTGGTTCGGGCCCGCCGGGGCCGGATCGTCGCCTGGCGGTCCTACTTCGACTGGAGCCAGCTCCTCGACGCGCTCGGCGTGCACCTGGAGGGCCTTTCCCGGGCAGCGCACCACGACTCGCTCACCCTTCCGGTCTGA
- a CDS encoding CBS domain-containing protein: protein MQVREAMSSQVLVVGPEHTLRQAARMMSARGVGSAVVIDPDSEGIGIMTERDVLKAIGAGLDCDVERTGAHLTWDVVYAGPDWTVAEAAAAMARGGFRHLVVLDGREVAGVISVRDIMRVWAESQVVAAT from the coding sequence ATGCAGGTACGGGAAGCGATGTCCAGCCAGGTCCTCGTCGTCGGTCCGGAGCACACGCTCCGCCAGGCGGCCCGGATGATGTCGGCCCGCGGTGTCGGGTCGGCGGTCGTGATCGACCCGGACTCCGAGGGGATCGGGATCATGACCGAACGCGACGTGTTGAAGGCCATCGGCGCCGGCCTGGACTGCGACGTGGAACGCACCGGGGCTCACCTGACCTGGGACGTGGTCTACGCGGGCCCGGACTGGACGGTGGCCGAGGCGGCCGCCGCGATGGCCCGGGGCGGGTTCCGGCACCTGGTGGTGCTGGACGGCCGTGAGGTGGCCGGGGTGATCTCGGTCCGGGACATCATGCGGGTCTGGGCGGAGAGCCAGGTGGTCGCCGCGACCTGA
- a CDS encoding NUDIX hydrolase: MSTEPLRCAGALIVDHDGRIFFQRRSPHRRLFPNCWDIVGGHLEPGEEVDEALRREITEETGWTLSHVLGQVGEYHYVGDDGLARIEHDFLVRVDGDLDHPTLEAGKHTEYRWLADHEVTVLDEHRDVNDGLIRRIAEEGFAVLRSIGL, from the coding sequence GTGTCCACCGAGCCCCTGCGCTGCGCCGGCGCGCTGATCGTCGACCACGACGGCCGCATCTTCTTTCAGCGCCGCTCGCCGCACCGACGCCTCTTTCCCAACTGCTGGGACATCGTCGGCGGCCACCTGGAGCCGGGCGAGGAGGTCGACGAGGCACTCCGTCGGGAGATCACCGAGGAGACCGGCTGGACCCTCTCGCACGTCCTCGGTCAGGTCGGCGAGTACCACTACGTCGGCGACGACGGCCTCGCCCGGATCGAGCACGACTTCCTGGTCCGGGTGGACGGCGACCTGGACCACCCGACGCTGGAGGCCGGCAAGCACACCGAGTACCGCTGGCTGGCCGACCACGAGGTGACCGTGCTGGACGAGCACCGCGACGTCAACGACGGGCTGATCCGGCGGATCGCGGAGGAGGGCTTCGCCGTCCTGCGGTCGATCGGTCTGTGA
- a CDS encoding sugar phosphate nucleotidyltransferase, which translates to MIGMVLAAGAGRRLRPYTDTLPKALVPVDGETTILDIALGNLAEVELTEVVIVVGYAADAVRERQADLEKRYGVTLTLVHNDKAEEWNNAYSLWLAREYFARGVLLVNGDTVHPVSVEKTLLAERGPGILLAVDTLKPLAEEEMKTTFDAAGQLTRITKVMDPGEAYGEYIGATLIEPQVADALADALEATWRRDPNLYYEDGYQEFADRGGEVRAAPIGDVPWVEVDNHADLARAREIACRY; encoded by the coding sequence ATGATCGGGATGGTGCTCGCGGCCGGGGCAGGGCGCCGGCTGCGCCCGTACACCGACACTCTGCCCAAGGCGTTGGTGCCGGTGGACGGGGAGACCACGATCCTGGACATCGCGCTGGGCAACCTGGCCGAGGTCGAGCTCACCGAGGTCGTGATCGTGGTCGGCTACGCGGCGGACGCGGTCCGCGAGCGGCAGGCCGACCTGGAGAAGCGGTACGGGGTCACGCTCACCCTGGTGCACAACGACAAGGCCGAGGAGTGGAACAACGCCTACTCGCTCTGGCTGGCCCGCGAGTACTTCGCGCGCGGGGTGCTGCTGGTCAACGGGGACACCGTGCACCCGGTGAGCGTGGAGAAGACCCTGCTCGCCGAGCGTGGGCCGGGCATCCTGCTCGCCGTGGACACGCTCAAGCCGCTGGCCGAGGAGGAGATGAAGACCACCTTCGACGCCGCCGGCCAGCTCACCCGGATCACCAAGGTGATGGACCCGGGCGAGGCGTACGGGGAGTACATCGGCGCCACGCTGATCGAGCCGCAGGTCGCCGACGCGCTCGCCGACGCGCTGGAGGCCACCTGGCGGCGCGACCCGAACCTCTACTACGAGGACGGCTACCAGGAGTTCGCCGACCGGGGCGGCGAGGTGCGGGCGGCGCCGATCGGCGACGTGCCCTGGGTCGAGGTCGACAACCACGCCGACCTGGCCCGCGCGCGGGAGATCGCGTGCCGCTACTAG
- a CDS encoding iron-containing alcohol dehydrogenase family protein, with translation MPLLARSVLTPLHIDVRRGAVADLGAILADGRISAGGDVAVVVGPGQGAQIAELIRPSLRSADVFTVAGATLDAADDLGGKLRARSYDAVVGIGGGKTIDVAKYAATRRGLPMVSVATSLANDGIASPVASLITDGIKGSYGVHIPIAVIVDLDFVDSGPDRHNRAGIGDVISNISALADWELARRVRGEPVDGLAASLARAGAEAVLNHPGDMTDDAFVTVLAEALISSGLAMAVCGTSRPSSGGCHEIMHAVDALFPGTASHGELAGLGALFCTWLRGDLRRFGEMSACLSRHGLPRLPAEVGLTDDQFVEAVQFAPRTRPDRYTILEHLALSPTETRERLADYAGAIRDQLG, from the coding sequence GTGCCGCTACTAGCCCGTAGCGTGCTGACTCCGCTCCACATCGACGTGCGGCGGGGCGCGGTGGCCGACCTCGGCGCGATCCTGGCGGACGGGCGAATCTCCGCCGGCGGCGACGTCGCGGTGGTCGTCGGGCCGGGCCAGGGTGCCCAGATCGCCGAGCTGATCCGACCGTCACTGCGGTCGGCCGACGTGTTCACCGTCGCCGGGGCGACTCTGGACGCCGCCGACGACCTGGGCGGCAAGCTGCGCGCCCGCTCGTACGACGCCGTGGTTGGCATCGGCGGTGGCAAGACCATAGACGTGGCGAAGTACGCGGCCACTCGGCGGGGCCTGCCGATGGTCTCGGTGGCCACCAGCCTGGCCAACGATGGCATCGCCTCCCCGGTGGCGAGCCTGATCACCGATGGAATCAAGGGTTCCTATGGGGTGCACATCCCGATCGCGGTGATCGTCGACCTGGACTTCGTGGACAGCGGTCCTGACCGGCACAACCGAGCCGGCATCGGCGATGTCATCAGCAACATCAGTGCTTTGGCGGACTGGGAACTCGCCCGCCGGGTACGCGGCGAGCCAGTCGACGGGCTGGCTGCGTCACTGGCCCGGGCGGGCGCGGAAGCGGTGCTGAACCACCCGGGCGACATGACCGATGACGCGTTCGTCACCGTGCTGGCCGAGGCGCTGATCTCCAGCGGCCTCGCCATGGCGGTCTGCGGCACCAGCCGCCCGTCCAGCGGCGGCTGCCACGAGATCATGCACGCGGTGGACGCGCTCTTCCCCGGCACCGCCTCGCATGGCGAGCTGGCCGGGCTGGGCGCGCTCTTCTGCACCTGGCTGCGCGGGGACCTGCGCCGCTTCGGGGAGATGTCGGCTTGTCTGTCCCGGCACGGGCTGCCCCGGCTTCCCGCCGAGGTGGGGCTGACCGACGACCAGTTCGTCGAGGCGGTGCAGTTCGCGCCGCGCACCCGTCCGGACCGGTACACGATCCTCGAGCACCTGGCGTTGTCGCCTACCGAGACGCGGGAGCGGCTGGCAGACTACGCCGGTGCAATCCGCGACCAGCTTGGCTGA
- a CDS encoding CDP-alcohol phosphatidyltransferase family protein: MQSATSLADPRPTIADFHRVNRGGGLFSESISQWLGAAFALVAQRLGLRPTALTITNLVLGLATSVTVVALAGPVAAGDVPAWVVGVLALLGWQVAYSLDCADGQLARVTGQGSAAGARVDVLCDVAAQIALVAALAATAVAQEPSTPTWLVATFAGTWMVNLVTSVMQAGPNAASMVTSTSLPVRLAKLVRDYGAVIFVAALVLAVAPALVLWVIVAFTIVNGGFLLASIAFSARASVR, from the coding sequence GTGCAATCCGCGACCAGCTTGGCTGACCCCCGTCCCACCATCGCCGACTTCCACCGGGTGAACCGGGGCGGCGGCCTGTTCAGCGAGTCGATCAGCCAGTGGCTGGGCGCCGCCTTCGCGCTGGTCGCCCAGCGGCTGGGGCTGCGCCCGACCGCGCTGACCATCACCAACCTGGTGCTCGGGTTGGCCACCTCGGTCACCGTGGTGGCGCTCGCTGGCCCGGTCGCGGCCGGTGACGTGCCGGCCTGGGTGGTCGGCGTGCTCGCCCTGCTGGGCTGGCAGGTGGCGTACTCCCTGGACTGCGCGGACGGGCAACTGGCCCGGGTGACCGGCCAGGGCAGCGCGGCCGGCGCCCGGGTCGACGTGCTCTGCGACGTGGCCGCGCAGATCGCCCTGGTGGCGGCGCTGGCCGCCACGGCGGTGGCGCAGGAGCCGTCGACCCCGACCTGGCTGGTGGCGACCTTCGCCGGCACCTGGATGGTCAACCTGGTCACCTCGGTGATGCAGGCCGGCCCGAACGCGGCCAGCATGGTGACCTCGACCTCGCTGCCGGTCCGCCTGGCGAAGCTTGTCCGCGACTACGGCGCCGTGATCTTCGTGGCCGCCCTGGTGCTGGCCGTGGCCCCGGCGCTGGTCCTCTGGGTGATCGTCGCGTTCACCATCGTCAACGGCGGCTTCCTGCTCGCCAGCATCGCCTTCTCCGCCCGCGCCTCTGTCCGCTGA
- a CDS encoding glycosyltransferase, which produces MRIVVAHNRYREAQPSGENTIVDSEIAQLTAAGVEVLPFIRSSDEIPSMSKVAKALLPISPIWAPRAQHDLSRLLTEHRPDALHLHNPYPLLSPWVVRTAHRHGVPVVQTVHNYRQVCSSGIYFRDGVICQDCKGRVLGVPAIKHRCYRDSAAQSALMATTLAVHRGTWRSVDRYIALTTAIADHLRDYGIPDERIVVKPNAVPDPGRPAPLGDGFLFMARLSPEKGVDLLLDAWRRHPVGALGTLRMAGDGELRPLVEAAAAERPDVIYLGQLDRAGVRAAVEASAVVIAAAMWHDVLPTVIIEAMASGRPVLGTALGGIPYLVGADAPHEPAGTGPAEVASAVAGGGSPMPTGIEVGEAGWVVAPEPAALAAALPVARANAAGLAPAARARYERTFHPDVVTKQLIDIYAGMARTTNRA; this is translated from the coding sequence GTGAGAATCGTGGTGGCACACAACCGGTACCGGGAAGCCCAGCCCTCCGGCGAGAACACGATCGTCGACTCGGAGATCGCTCAGCTCACCGCCGCTGGCGTCGAGGTGCTGCCGTTCATCCGCAGCTCGGACGAGATCCCGTCGATGTCGAAGGTGGCGAAGGCGCTCCTGCCGATCTCGCCCATCTGGGCCCCCCGGGCCCAGCACGACCTGAGCCGGCTGCTCACCGAGCACCGGCCGGACGCGCTGCACCTGCACAACCCGTACCCGCTGCTCTCGCCCTGGGTGGTGCGGACCGCGCACCGGCACGGCGTGCCGGTGGTGCAGACGGTGCACAACTACCGGCAGGTCTGCTCCTCGGGGATCTACTTCCGCGACGGCGTGATCTGTCAGGACTGCAAGGGCCGAGTGCTGGGGGTGCCGGCCATCAAGCACCGCTGCTACCGCGACTCGGCGGCGCAGAGTGCGCTGATGGCGACCACCCTGGCCGTGCACCGGGGCACGTGGCGGTCGGTGGACCGGTACATCGCGCTGACCACGGCGATCGCCGACCACCTGCGCGATTACGGCATTCCGGACGAACGGATCGTGGTGAAGCCGAACGCCGTGCCGGACCCGGGTCGACCGGCACCGCTCGGTGACGGCTTCCTGTTCATGGCCCGGCTGAGCCCGGAGAAGGGCGTCGACTTGCTGCTGGACGCCTGGCGCCGGCATCCGGTGGGTGCACTGGGCACGCTGCGCATGGCCGGGGACGGGGAGTTGCGCCCGCTGGTGGAGGCCGCCGCCGCCGAGCGGCCCGACGTGATCTACCTCGGTCAGCTCGACCGGGCCGGAGTGCGGGCGGCGGTCGAGGCGAGCGCCGTGGTGATCGCAGCCGCGATGTGGCACGACGTGCTGCCGACCGTGATCATCGAGGCGATGGCCAGCGGCCGGCCGGTGCTCGGCACCGCGTTGGGTGGCATCCCGTACCTGGTCGGGGCGGATGCTCCGCACGAGCCCGCCGGCACCGGGCCGGCCGAGGTCGCCTCCGCCGTCGCCGGCGGCGGGTCGCCGATGCCGACCGGGATCGAGGTGGGCGAGGCCGGCTGGGTGGTTGCCCCGGAGCCGGCCGCACTGGCCGCGGCCCTGCCGGTGGCCCGGGCCAATGCCGCCGGGCTGGCCCCGGCCGCCCGCGCCCGCTACGAGCGGACCTTTCACCCCGACGTGGTCACCAAGCAGCTCATCGACATCTACGCCGGCATGGCCCGCACCACCAACCGCGCCTGA